The Primulina tabacum isolate GXHZ01 chromosome 1, ASM2559414v2, whole genome shotgun sequence genome contains the following window.
TACTCAGTTGCGCATTTCTGTGGACTCTGTaatgcaaattgagagaaatggTTTCCTTGAAAAATATCTAACTAGTCATTTGATGGTTTAGTTGAACTTCTGATTTATTCATAAGAGACAAAACTTGAGACGACTTGAGTCTTCCCTTTGTTACTAAAATTGATTATAATTTGTGAAACTGGGAATTCTTCGAAAGACCTGTGCTTAGATCAACTGGAAGATTTTGTAACCAATTCTGAGTCACACTGGGCCCGTACATGTGAAAAAAGAGGTTATGATGTTGTGTACTTAGCGGTGGTAAAATTTACCCTGACCCTTCACCTACCCATAAATGAATTTGGTGAATGCTTCTACCAAGTGGTTTTTTAATTGGAATCTCATAGGTACATGCGATGTGTCATTTAAGTTTGTAACAAAATGTAATGATGccaaatttaatttcaatccTCCCGTCTCCTTTCCCATATCCTCAAATGATAACTCCATGCCGCAGCCAGTCCAGGAATCACCAAACCTAATTCATTAGCATATTCTGCTATTCCATGATCTGTTTTTTCAGGGCTAAGAGTGGCAATAGTACGGTTGCTATTTCCTTGTATTATTGTATAATTAAacttcgaaaataagaaaattccAGAACGTACTCAGTTTTATATAAACTATAATAATTTTTCCTAGTAGCAAGGTAACCGAAGTATTGACAAGACAAGGAGGCAGGGTTATGGGTTTACTTTGCTTCAAGAATTAAAATTGCTTCAAGAAGCACGTGTAAGTTTGGTTGAGAGGATTtcaaatcaaattaaattgGTTGAGAGGATTTCAaatcaaattatttcaaacCCAAAGTTTAAATCTATCCCACTGGTTAGTGTAATCTTGAAATCCATGGATTTGAAGTCCATCTATTTACATGTTTAACTTGTTTGTATTGGATTTCAAATTCCTATACCAACTCCATTTTTATCCTTGAATATTTTTTTGTGCTGAATATCCATTCGTTAACTGTGGAATTATCAGATCATGGATGTTCTCTGCTAATATGTATCAGATTATCCATTCACTCAACTTTTATGGACTACCATACGATCCAGAAAAGTTTTGGAATTTTCATGGATTGAATTTCAACCTCGATCCTCTTCTGATGATTACGAATTCTTGTGCGTTTTAATTAGAACAATAAACATGCTTTTTCCCCCCCTCAAATCCTCGTCTCATGGAAGATAATTGCTAATAGCTCAATACTTTGTGTAGATTTATATATGGCACAGATCTTCAGGAGAGCTGATATTGACATTGGCTGGACATGCGGGAGCTGTCAACTGTGTTAGCTGGAATCCCGTCAATCCCCATATGCTTGCTTCTGCAAGCGACGATGGAACTATACGTATATGGGGCTTACATCAGGTAAACATGAATTACAATGGAAAGCAGAGTAATGGTGTCCACCACTGCAATGGAGGAACTTGATAAACACCATTCCTTCAAACATTGTATTCCTTTGCCATTGCTTTTATgtaaattcttttaaatgtcaatctaacgatgaactgaattcaatgtGGACTTGCGCGGTCAGCGTGATAATAATTCTGGTACTTCTTATTATTGATTCATCATATTCTCGAGTGGGTTTATGTGCAGTGTGACTCATGGAAAATCTCAGTATTTGGCCTCCATTTGACAGCGAGTTTGATGAAATGATATTCTGCACCAAAGGGGTGTAGATGAACTAAATTGAGTCAAATTTGAAGAAAACTTTAATGGTCGAACCCGAGCTTGAGTTCAAGTTCGAGTTTAATACTAAAATTTCTAACAATTTTGTGAGTTCTTCAAACTATCACTgagaaataaatatttgaatattcaaacatgtttattttaatataattataccATGCACCAGCTCGGTAATATTGTTTAAAGAATGCCgttgtgatttattttttcataatttgtgaaaatatagaaaatacaatttttttggCTGTTGTAAATatagaagttttttttttttttttttggaaaataaagattcaattGTGCTGAAGGAATGAAAGTAAGAAGAGAAGAAAAGTATGAAATATTTGGTCTGTATTTTCCAAAAAGTTTCATCTTCAAAATATGTTATTCATCCTAGTAGACCGTGGACGACATGGAAATCTTCTTTGAAAAACGAACattgttttttcttttcttctcttGAAATAGATTGATTTGAAGAATTTGGATTATTTTGTGATTTAGTTTCAGAATCTTGAAATGATAGAACTATATAGCTCTTCTTTAGAAAATAGACGAATAATTCGTTTTGAAAAATCGTGAATTAtaacctcttttttttttcaacatgGTGATTCTGATTCATTTGCAGAGCTACCTTGAATTCTACTTTAAGTTTTTTCTCGTTTTGTCGTGtcaataattgttttaaaattaCATACAAAGTACTCGCATCTCCATCTCTCCATTCAGGCAACAGAGAAAGAGTTTATCGCATTCTCAACATATTTCCTAGCACCTTTGAACCATCTTTTGTCTCCTGCCTGTGACTTGCAAATGTACAGCTTACCATTTGACACCGTGGCAGATATCAGCTGGTGTTTGCCCCCCTCATCTCCATCTGCTGTTCGTGTCAAAACCGATAAAAGGTAGAAAGGCTTTCCACCGACCTCTGTGGTTGAAGCCTCCAATATATTTGCAGCTGCCACTGCTCCCGAATCAAATCCTCCCTGAAAATTGACAATGAAGCTTGTTCATGACCAGAAAATACATCACCAAATGTGGAGGATTCACGCCAAAGATAATGCTACTGTATATGTAAATCTATCAGTGTAAACAAGTGATTTACCTCTGAGTCAGTTTGACCAAAGTACACTTGTTTTCCTAGAAGATAGTTCACCTGAAAAATTAGCAGATACACTTATACATGAGCTCCGGCTTATCGTCTAAATCATGCTTCCAACTTAACGGAGAACACTCATGCTAGGAAGGTATAGGTTATGAGAATGAGCTTTACTTTTGCATAAGAAGCTACGAAAGCattgaaaatatatttacttataCATATGTTACAAGGTTTGGTCGACTGAATTCGTCATTGACTTAAGGGAACTATAATGCCAAGTTTCGTTTTAAAGCTATTCTTGGGATAGCATAGATCGGAGGTGGAGTGGGGAAAGTTAATAACTGGGGAATGGCCAGAAATCGGCATGGAATGATGGTAACTTTCAAAGTgttgcataaaataaaaatcatccGGAACGTAGACCAGTACACCTCCAGGGGTCCTCTGTTTAAACAAAATGTAAGAGGAGATGGGAAATTACTGAAGAAAGGAAGCTTTCCGGGGGTCCATAGTCAGTGATGGACTTCTTGTCAGTAGGGGTGATCATCACAGAAACATTGGTCGTGGAATCAAAGTTGTCCTCGTATCTCAGAATCT
Protein-coding sequences here:
- the LOC142554983 gene encoding LOW QUALITY PROTEIN: oxygen-evolving enhancer protein 2, chloroplastic (The sequence of the model RefSeq protein was modified relative to this genomic sequence to represent the inferred CDS: deleted 1 base in 1 codon), encoding MASTACFLNNLAALSSPAARAFSQRSNAVKSGLVVCRAAQKQSAAHEDGGSTAEAAAMSRRLALTVLIGAAAVGSKVSPADAAYGESANIFGKPKTNTEFTPYNGDGFKLTIPSKWNPSKEVEFPGQILRYEDNFDSTTNVSVMITPTDKKSITDYGPPESFLSSVNYLLGKQVYFGQTDSEGGFDSGAVAAANILEASTTEVGGKPFYLLSVLTRTADGDEGGKHQLISATVSNGKLYICKSQAGDKRWFKGARKYVENAINSFSVA